One Brachybacterium kimchii genomic window carries:
- a CDS encoding MFS transporter, producing the protein MPNPYSTILRTPGAARRLLALLLSALPLGMLSLTIILSVQEWTGSLRAAGTVSALFGLGNAIGLTVQGALMERRGERGLLLVTGTSCAVALAMFTTVGVLEGPLWALGVLALTGGTCVPAITAAARAWLPLAFAEPTERSASYALLAALFQTAVAVGPLLLSLALLLHGPVLALALSATAILAAVLVFALPRDERRGPDTSAADVEPPRARRVDPERRAARRSRLSPGMLTILCAEALGGIAVGATGVAVPAAMDSAGRPVLVGVGFAALACGEVLTALIIGARPIPTHRRMILPLALAGSAFSALLVLLSAASPGLLVLAMMILGASTAPATLAKSALLDVVSTADAVARGYSQLVAVSLISAAAGSALAGQLSDALSPLGLLVVPVASLGLAAAWTASRMRTLR; encoded by the coding sequence ATGCCGAACCCGTATTCCACGATCCTGCGCACGCCAGGGGCCGCACGCCGGTTGCTTGCCCTCCTGCTCAGCGCGCTTCCTCTGGGGATGCTGTCGCTGACGATCATCCTCAGCGTGCAGGAATGGACAGGATCGCTGCGCGCAGCGGGCACGGTCAGCGCCCTGTTCGGGCTCGGCAACGCGATCGGCCTGACCGTCCAAGGTGCACTCATGGAGCGCCGAGGCGAACGCGGGCTGCTCCTCGTCACAGGGACCTCGTGCGCCGTAGCCCTGGCTATGTTCACCACGGTGGGCGTTCTCGAAGGGCCGCTCTGGGCCCTCGGGGTCCTGGCGTTGACCGGCGGGACGTGCGTCCCGGCGATCACCGCGGCCGCGCGCGCATGGCTTCCGCTCGCGTTCGCCGAGCCCACGGAGCGCAGCGCCTCCTACGCACTGCTCGCCGCACTGTTCCAGACGGCGGTCGCCGTCGGACCGCTGCTGCTGTCGCTCGCACTCCTGCTGCACGGGCCCGTGCTGGCCCTCGCCCTCTCGGCGACCGCGATCCTCGCTGCGGTCCTCGTCTTCGCTCTCCCGCGCGACGAGAGGCGCGGTCCGGACACCTCGGCTGCGGATGTGGAGCCCCCACGGGCGCGACGAGTCGACCCGGAGCGTCGCGCGGCCCGACGATCACGGTTGTCACCCGGCATGCTGACGATCCTGTGCGCAGAAGCGCTGGGCGGCATCGCCGTCGGCGCCACGGGCGTCGCCGTCCCCGCGGCAATGGACTCCGCGGGCAGGCCAGTTCTCGTCGGCGTGGGCTTCGCGGCGCTCGCGTGCGGCGAGGTGCTCACCGCACTGATCATCGGCGCAAGGCCCATTCCGACTCATCGCCGAATGATCCTGCCCCTGGCCCTGGCCGGATCTGCGTTCTCCGCGCTGCTCGTCCTGCTCAGCGCAGCGTCTCCTGGACTCCTGGTTCTGGCGATGATGATCCTGGGCGCGTCGACTGCACCCGCCACGCTCGCGAAGTCCGCGCTGCTCGATGTGGTCTCCACGGCGGACGCGGTGGCACGCGGCTACTCGCAGCTCGTCGCCGTCAGCCTGATCTCTGCCGCTGCCGGGAGCGCTCTGGCCGGCCAGCTCTCCGACGCCCTGAGCCCGCTAGGCCTGCTGGTCGTACCCGTCGCCTCGCTCGGCCTCGCTGCCGCCTGGACCGCGTCCCGCATGCGAACACTCAGATGA
- a CDS encoding HIT family protein, whose protein sequence is MASYSGSDFYCDVAIPHPDLLDVVLENQRALAFHHTCPFWEVHIVVVPKSHTPSLTDTSPDDGEDLAALLAAVKEVARGVEQEHGAATVTTNLGAYQDSKHLHVHIHSGGRRTVD, encoded by the coding sequence ATGGCTTCGTATTCCGGGAGCGACTTCTACTGCGACGTCGCCATTCCTCACCCTGACCTCCTCGACGTCGTGCTCGAGAACCAGCGCGCGCTCGCGTTCCACCACACCTGCCCGTTCTGGGAGGTACACATCGTGGTGGTCCCGAAGTCGCACACCCCCTCGCTCACGGACACTTCTCCGGACGATGGCGAGGACCTGGCGGCCCTGTTGGCGGCCGTGAAGGAGGTGGCGCGCGGGGTCGAGCAGGAACACGGCGCGGCCACCGTCACCACGAATCTCGGGGCGTACCAGGACTCGAAGCATCTGCACGTGCACATCCACTCCGGGGGCCGACGGACGGTCGACTGA
- a CDS encoding NADPH-dependent F420 reductase: protein MTTIGIIGAGNIGSQVARAALTAGYDVVIANSRGPETLADLVSELGDDARAATATEAGEAGDVVVVTVPLKAIDRIPVEPLAGKIVLDTNNYYPGRDGQIPALDAGETTTSQLLQEHLPTSKVVKAFNHIPAADITTDVAPAGTPDRRALAVSSDDPEALEFATKLYDEFGFDAVDVSPLSESWRVERDRPAYVVRQNAEQLRANLAKAQREG from the coding sequence ATGACAACCATCGGAATCATCGGCGCAGGCAACATCGGCAGCCAGGTCGCACGTGCGGCCCTGACGGCGGGATACGACGTGGTCATCGCGAACTCGCGGGGACCCGAGACGCTCGCGGACCTCGTCTCCGAGCTCGGTGACGACGCGCGCGCCGCGACCGCGACGGAGGCGGGCGAGGCGGGCGACGTGGTCGTCGTGACCGTCCCCCTGAAGGCGATCGACCGGATCCCCGTCGAGCCCCTCGCCGGGAAGATCGTCCTGGACACGAACAACTACTACCCCGGTCGCGACGGGCAGATCCCGGCGCTGGACGCGGGCGAGACCACCACCTCGCAGCTGCTCCAGGAACACCTGCCGACCTCGAAGGTCGTCAAGGCGTTCAACCACATCCCGGCGGCCGACATCACGACCGACGTCGCCCCGGCGGGCACGCCGGACCGTCGGGCGCTCGCGGTCTCGAGCGATGATCCCGAGGCGCTCGAGTTCGCGACGAAGCTGTACGACGAGTTCGGATTCGACGCGGTCGACGTGAGTCCGCTCAGCGAGTCGTGGCGGGTCGAGCGCGACCGTCCCGCGTACGTGGTGCGCCAGAACGCCGAGCAGCTGCGCGCGAACCTCGCGAAGGCGCAGCGCGAGGGCTGA
- a CDS encoding S41 family peptidase translates to MPSTPTDVPTDSPSTPSSTSPTAPGSAYLRYPDVRGDRIVFTAADAVWAAPLSGGHAWRLSEDSAPVAYPRISPDGTQVAFTSRATGSPEVHLVPIDGTGAARRLTWWANRHTRVAGWLPDGRIIVTSGHGATLSSRDAQLWALDAEGRVELLPFGRASEVAVHEGTGTTVVATMWRKEPVTWKHYQGGTAARLWITREDLPIDAPHEAHAARSWEPLRDDLLANKTRLAFVGDRLLFASDTPGEGAAITDRATGNLWSVALDGSDLRAHTHLTSEDGYLRDPASDGASIVFSSRGRLFAMDGPDAAPREIPVIVAGVGSARRMRAADPHKNLLAMRPTFDARASVVEWRGSAHVLTHRGGPSRLLAGSCGLRFREATPLGRSPFAVIVTDELAQGDRTDPDAFTGRTGSDALALRRLDAEGEQITLDLGSVGRILHAVPSPDGTRIAIATHDYVVRVVTLRGILDPAGTSGKDASTAEDHPDVPRLDSVREVGTSHHGEISDLAWSPDSRFLTWAQPRSEFASQLMVSEVADPEPTGRALTSGRFLESSPTFTADGKHLAFVSARTFETQYDDIVFDLGFVDSQRPFLLPLERTTRDPFGPDADGWLPGGEEKPGESGGEGHGGTGTGSSPASPSADPASGSARTNTHRGAPSPADLSAPATASSAAGAQDAERPPQTTIDLDAAEERVVPFPVPSGHFTDLQAVAGGVIWLRHPAEGVLGTTRAGLEDEAPKPTLELWAFTDHKVTVLAEGVDQVWVSGDGKQLVTRQGEAFVQIPADRKVEDEDPARITIDLGRLTLRVDPVLERRGMLWDNYRIMAQQYWRADMDGQDWHAMVSWYDEVVDRLVTADDFADMMWEVVAELGTSHAYVMPAPGDRETEGAPGLLGADFRIEGGSADGSVARLVIARILRGESSDPDARSPLLAPGVAAREGDAVVQIGGRAVDAGAGVGPLLAGCAEKPTEIVLERDGERRRVVVTPLADESQLRYQDWVASRRAFVAEHSDGRLGYLHIPDMVSSGWAQMHRDLRDASAKEGLVVDVRYNSGGHTSQLVTDRLARRVVSWDYPRGEQPSTYPAFAPRGPVVFVTNQEAGSDGDIVGAVAKSMKIGPLIGTRTWGGVIGIDGRFDLVDGTGVTEPKYASWFAGVDWTIENYGVDPDIEVPFPPNEWLAGKDPQLSRGIEEALATLEQTPAAVAPPLPPARFGGGEG, encoded by the coding sequence ATGCCATCGACGCCCACTGACGTGCCCACCGATTCGCCCTCGACGCCCTCCTCGACGAGCCCCACCGCACCCGGCAGCGCGTACCTGCGCTACCCCGATGTCCGCGGCGATCGCATCGTCTTCACCGCGGCCGACGCCGTCTGGGCGGCCCCGCTCTCCGGCGGCCACGCCTGGCGACTGAGCGAGGACTCCGCGCCCGTCGCCTACCCGCGGATCTCGCCGGACGGCACGCAGGTCGCCTTCACCTCGCGCGCGACCGGCAGCCCGGAGGTCCACCTGGTCCCGATCGACGGCACGGGCGCCGCGCGCCGCCTCACCTGGTGGGCGAACCGGCACACCCGCGTCGCGGGCTGGCTGCCGGACGGCCGCATCATCGTCACCAGCGGCCACGGCGCCACGCTCTCCTCGCGCGATGCGCAGCTGTGGGCGCTGGACGCCGAGGGCCGTGTAGAGCTGCTGCCCTTCGGGCGCGCGAGCGAGGTCGCGGTGCACGAGGGCACCGGGACCACCGTCGTCGCGACCATGTGGCGCAAGGAGCCGGTCACCTGGAAGCACTACCAGGGCGGCACCGCGGCTCGGCTGTGGATCACCCGCGAGGACCTCCCCATCGACGCCCCGCACGAGGCCCATGCCGCGCGCTCGTGGGAGCCGCTGCGCGACGACCTGCTGGCGAACAAGACGCGCCTGGCGTTCGTCGGCGACCGGCTGCTGTTCGCCTCGGACACCCCGGGCGAGGGCGCCGCGATCACCGACCGGGCCACCGGCAACCTGTGGTCGGTCGCCCTGGACGGCTCCGATCTGCGTGCACACACGCACCTGACCAGCGAGGACGGGTATCTGCGCGATCCGGCGTCCGACGGCGCCTCGATCGTCTTCTCCTCCCGCGGCCGTCTGTTCGCGATGGACGGGCCCGACGCCGCGCCGCGCGAGATTCCTGTGATCGTCGCGGGCGTGGGCTCCGCCCGCCGCATGCGCGCGGCCGACCCGCACAAGAACCTGCTGGCCATGCGCCCCACCTTCGACGCCCGCGCGAGCGTGGTCGAGTGGCGCGGCTCCGCGCACGTCCTCACCCATCGCGGCGGGCCCTCGCGCCTGCTCGCGGGCTCGTGCGGACTGCGCTTCCGGGAGGCGACGCCCCTGGGGCGCTCCCCGTTCGCCGTGATCGTCACCGATGAGCTCGCCCAGGGCGACCGCACCGACCCCGACGCCTTCACGGGCCGCACGGGCTCCGACGCCCTCGCCCTGCGCCGCCTCGACGCCGAGGGCGAGCAGATCACGCTCGACCTCGGCTCCGTCGGCCGCATCCTCCACGCCGTCCCCTCGCCGGACGGCACCCGCATCGCGATCGCCACCCACGACTACGTGGTGCGGGTGGTGACCCTGCGCGGCATCCTCGACCCGGCCGGCACCAGCGGGAAGGATGCGAGCACCGCCGAGGACCACCCTGACGTCCCGCGTCTGGACTCGGTGCGCGAGGTGGGAACGTCGCATCACGGCGAGATCAGCGACCTCGCCTGGTCGCCGGACTCGCGGTTCCTCACCTGGGCGCAGCCGCGCAGCGAGTTCGCCTCCCAGCTCATGGTCTCCGAGGTCGCGGACCCGGAGCCGACGGGACGCGCGCTGACCAGCGGACGCTTCCTCGAGTCCTCGCCGACCTTCACGGCCGACGGCAAGCACCTCGCGTTCGTCTCCGCCCGCACGTTCGAGACCCAGTACGACGACATCGTCTTCGACCTCGGTTTCGTCGACTCCCAGCGCCCGTTCCTGCTGCCGCTCGAGCGGACCACCCGCGACCCCTTCGGGCCCGACGCCGACGGCTGGCTCCCCGGCGGCGAGGAGAAGCCCGGCGAGTCGGGCGGCGAGGGGCACGGCGGCACCGGGACCGGGTCGAGCCCGGCCTCGCCGTCGGCCGATCCCGCCTCCGGGAGCGCACGCACCAACACCCATCGCGGCGCCCCCTCGCCGGCGGATCTGTCCGCGCCGGCGACCGCGTCGAGCGCCGCGGGCGCGCAGGACGCCGAGCGCCCGCCGCAGACCACCATCGACCTCGACGCGGCGGAGGAGCGGGTCGTCCCGTTCCCCGTCCCCTCCGGGCACTTCACGGACCTGCAGGCCGTCGCGGGCGGCGTGATCTGGCTGCGCCACCCGGCCGAGGGCGTGCTGGGCACGACCCGTGCGGGCCTCGAGGACGAGGCGCCGAAGCCCACGCTCGAGCTGTGGGCCTTCACCGACCACAAGGTCACCGTGCTCGCCGAGGGTGTGGACCAGGTGTGGGTCTCGGGCGACGGGAAGCAGCTGGTCACGCGGCAGGGCGAGGCGTTCGTGCAGATCCCCGCGGACCGCAAGGTCGAGGACGAGGATCCCGCCCGCATCACGATCGACCTGGGGCGTCTGACGCTGCGCGTCGACCCGGTGCTCGAGCGCCGCGGCATGCTCTGGGACAACTACCGGATCATGGCGCAGCAGTACTGGCGCGCGGACATGGACGGGCAGGACTGGCACGCGATGGTCTCGTGGTACGACGAGGTCGTGGATCGCCTGGTCACGGCCGACGACTTCGCGGACATGATGTGGGAGGTCGTCGCCGAGCTCGGCACGAGCCACGCCTATGTGATGCCGGCGCCCGGCGATCGCGAGACCGAGGGCGCACCGGGCCTGCTCGGCGCGGACTTCCGGATCGAGGGCGGGTCGGCCGACGGCTCCGTCGCGCGCCTCGTCATCGCGCGGATCCTGCGCGGGGAGTCCTCGGACCCCGACGCGCGCTCCCCGCTGCTCGCACCGGGCGTCGCGGCCCGGGAGGGCGATGCGGTCGTGCAGATCGGCGGGCGCGCGGTGGACGCGGGCGCGGGCGTCGGGCCGCTGCTCGCGGGGTGCGCGGAGAAGCCCACCGAGATCGTCCTCGAGCGCGACGGCGAGCGCCGCCGCGTGGTCGTCACGCCGCTCGCCGACGAGTCGCAGCTGCGCTACCAGGACTGGGTGGCCTCGCGACGGGCCTTCGTCGCCGAGCACTCCGACGGCCGCCTGGGCTACCTGCACATCCCCGACATGGTCTCGAGCGGCTGGGCGCAGATGCACCGCGACCTGCGGGACGCCTCCGCGAAGGAGGGCCTGGTCGTGGACGTGCGCTACAACAGCGGCGGCCACACCTCGCAGCTGGTCACCGACCGTCTGGCCCGCAGGGTCGTCTCCTGGGACTATCCGCGCGGCGAGCAGCCCTCGACCTACCCGGCGTTCGCGCCGCGAGGACCGGTCGTGTTCGTGACGAACCAGGAGGCCGGGTCCGACGGCGACATCGTGGGCGCGGTCGCGAAGTCCATGAAGATCGGCCCGCTCATCGGCACCCGCACCTGGGGCGGCGTGATCGGCATCGACGGTCGCTTCGACCTGGTCGACGGCACGGGCGTCACCGAGCCGAAGTACGCGAGCTGGTTCGCGGGCGTGGACTGGACCATCGAGAACTACGGCGTGGACCCCGACATCGAGGTGCCGTTCCCGCCCAACGAGTGGCTCGCGGGCAAGGACCCGCAGCTCAGCCGCGGCATCGAGGAGGCCCTGGCCACGCTCGAGCAGACGCCCGCGGCCGTGGCTCCGCCGCTGCCGCCGGCACGGTTCGGGGGCGGCGAGGGCTGA
- a CDS encoding MarR family winged helix-turn-helix transcriptional regulator, whose translation MSGSETRGTVTDAGSSDGGAEAAGAGRVGAPEAPITAPGDLGHRIGYLLKRAQGALHSRMDARLRPLGLTVPQYVCLENLRQRPGQTNAELARAGFVSAQSMNAVVKGLQSRGLITRPDTAPSGRRLPIEITCEGIALLDAADAHVRGIEAQMLDALDGEGAEAMLDGLGALIRTLDED comes from the coding sequence ATGAGTGGATCCGAAACGCGCGGCACCGTCACCGATGCCGGTTCGAGCGATGGTGGAGCGGAGGCCGCCGGAGCAGGCCGCGTCGGGGCGCCGGAGGCGCCGATCACGGCTCCCGGCGACCTCGGGCATCGCATCGGTTACCTGCTCAAGCGCGCGCAGGGCGCCCTGCACTCCCGGATGGATGCACGACTGCGGCCGCTCGGTCTCACGGTGCCCCAGTACGTGTGCCTCGAGAACCTCCGACAGCGCCCCGGGCAGACCAACGCAGAACTCGCCCGCGCCGGCTTCGTCTCCGCGCAGTCGATGAACGCCGTGGTCAAAGGCCTGCAGTCCCGCGGACTCATCACTCGTCCGGACACCGCGCCGAGCGGTCGACGCCTGCCCATCGAGATCACCTGCGAGGGGATCGCCCTGCTCGACGCGGCCGATGCGCACGTGCGCGGCATCGAGGCGCAGATGCTCGACGCGCTCGACGGCGAGGGCGCCGAGGCCATGCTCGACGGTCTCGGCGCCCTCATCCGGACTCTCGACGAGGACTGA
- a CDS encoding VOC family protein, producing MTALGPDFIALQVRDLDAAATFFEEHLGLRRAPASPPGAVVFVTPPIPFAVREPLPGVDLAAASPRPGTGVALWLAVEDADALHEHLVGAGVEVLGPVADSPFGRTLTFVGPEGYALTAHTAEDPA from the coding sequence ATGACCGCCCTCGGTCCCGACTTCATCGCCCTGCAGGTGCGCGACCTCGACGCCGCCGCGACCTTCTTCGAGGAGCACCTCGGTCTGCGCCGCGCGCCGGCGTCCCCTCCGGGCGCCGTCGTCTTCGTGACCCCCCCGATCCCCTTCGCGGTGCGCGAGCCGCTGCCCGGCGTCGACCTCGCCGCGGCGAGCCCGAGGCCCGGCACCGGGGTCGCCCTGTGGCTCGCGGTCGAGGACGCCGATGCCCTGCACGAGCACCTCGTCGGCGCGGGCGTCGAGGTGCTCGGCCCCGTCGCCGACTCGCCCTTCGGCCGGACCCTGACCTTCGTCGGCCCCGAGGGGTACGCACTCACCGCCCACACCGCGGAGGACCCCGCGTGA
- a CDS encoding DNA-3-methyladenine glycosylase family protein: MAAGKPVTHDLEVRGPWSLTTSRRFWEGFAPQRLPSQEGPLTTVFRAERTWEPLRAQVTQDGSTARITVGRTDGTAPKDPEAAIAQVARFLSLDVDAASWPAAGEHDPVIGELQRELPGLRPCGFHSPYEAAAWAVLSQRIRITQAASLRERLTADLGEDGAFPAPGALLEADLDLPGRKAEYLRAVARAALEGTVDGEHLRGLDPDDAFAEVQGILGLGPFAAELVVIRGANAPDALPRNQRRLAQEITERYGEGADLATVSSAWRPLRSWAAVLLRIGREQRTGEIEGGRSGRK; the protein is encoded by the coding sequence ATGGCGGCCGGCAAACCCGTCACGCATGACCTCGAGGTCCGCGGACCCTGGTCGCTCACCACGAGCCGCCGCTTCTGGGAGGGGTTCGCCCCGCAGCGGCTTCCCTCCCAGGAAGGGCCGCTGACCACCGTGTTCCGCGCCGAGCGCACGTGGGAGCCGCTGCGGGCGCAGGTCACGCAGGACGGGTCGACCGCCCGGATCACCGTCGGCCGCACGGACGGCACCGCTCCGAAGGACCCCGAGGCGGCGATCGCGCAGGTCGCGCGCTTCCTCTCGCTCGACGTCGACGCCGCCTCGTGGCCGGCGGCCGGTGAGCACGATCCCGTGATCGGAGAGCTGCAGCGCGAGCTGCCGGGCCTGCGCCCGTGCGGCTTCCACTCCCCCTACGAGGCGGCCGCATGGGCCGTGCTCTCCCAGCGCATCCGCATCACCCAGGCGGCCTCCCTGCGCGAACGCCTCACAGCGGACCTCGGCGAGGACGGCGCCTTCCCCGCCCCGGGCGCGCTGCTCGAGGCGGATCTCGACCTGCCCGGCCGCAAGGCCGAGTACCTGCGGGCCGTCGCCCGCGCCGCGCTCGAGGGAACCGTCGACGGCGAGCACCTTCGAGGACTCGACCCGGACGACGCCTTCGCCGAGGTGCAGGGCATCCTGGGCCTGGGCCCGTTCGCCGCCGAGCTCGTGGTGATCCGCGGCGCGAACGCCCCCGACGCCCTCCCCCGCAACCAGCGGCGCCTCGCGCAGGAGATCACCGAGCGCTACGGCGAGGGCGCCGACCTCGCCACGGTGAGCTCCGCATGGCGGCCCTTGCGGTCCTGGGCCGCCGTGCTGCTGCGCATCGGACGCGAGCAGCGCACGGGCGAGATCGAGGGCGGGCGTTCCGGCAGGAAATGA
- a CDS encoding LysR family transcriptional regulator, giving the protein MLDPVKLRVLRSVAATGSIRASAEALGYTPSAVSQQLSALRRETGVDLVERSGRGIEITPAGAEIARAAGTALDALDDVQRLAANLRDGRSGTLTFAYMTSVAATWVPRLAQDVREAFPDLSLTLLHRDCSVSELDLRGDVLIADDIDAEPGTDWQLCDLLEESYVALVPSSHPLASRESVALADLAEIPWATDDPLDSTWFARILSACHAAGFTPRVEVNPPDYSAVLGFIASGGFVSVQPSLLEQNPPPGVVVLPLRSPAPRRSLQVWVRRSSAKNPAVQFMVQRLWAIAAEHAERIPGITLLGEPPQYAAAPPRAPSGATAG; this is encoded by the coding sequence ATGCTCGATCCCGTGAAACTGCGCGTGCTGCGCTCCGTCGCCGCGACCGGCAGCATCCGCGCGAGCGCCGAGGCGCTCGGATACACGCCGTCGGCCGTGAGCCAGCAGCTCTCCGCGCTGCGCCGGGAGACCGGCGTCGACCTGGTGGAGCGCTCCGGTCGCGGCATCGAGATCACCCCTGCGGGCGCGGAGATCGCGCGGGCCGCGGGCACCGCACTGGACGCCCTCGACGACGTGCAGCGCCTGGCCGCGAACCTGCGGGACGGACGCTCCGGGACCCTCACCTTCGCCTACATGACCTCGGTCGCCGCCACCTGGGTCCCGCGCCTCGCGCAGGACGTGCGCGAGGCGTTCCCCGACCTCTCCCTCACCCTCCTGCACCGCGACTGCTCGGTGAGCGAGCTCGATCTGCGCGGCGACGTGCTGATCGCCGACGACATCGACGCAGAGCCCGGCACCGACTGGCAGCTCTGCGACCTCCTCGAGGAGTCGTACGTGGCCCTCGTGCCCTCGAGCCACCCGCTCGCCTCGCGCGAGAGCGTGGCCCTCGCGGATCTCGCCGAGATCCCGTGGGCGACGGACGACCCCCTGGACTCCACCTGGTTCGCTCGGATCCTCTCGGCCTGCCACGCCGCCGGGTTCACACCCAGGGTCGAGGTCAATCCGCCCGACTACTCCGCCGTGCTGGGCTTCATCGCCTCCGGGGGCTTCGTCAGCGTGCAGCCCTCGCTCCTGGAGCAGAACCCGCCGCCCGGCGTCGTCGTCCTCCCGCTGCGCTCCCCGGCACCACGGCGCAGCCTGCAGGTGTGGGTGCGACGGTCCTCCGCGAAGAACCCCGCCGTGCAGTTCATGGTGCAGCGCCTGTGGGCGATCGCGGCCGAGCACGCGGAGCGCATCCCCGGGATCACCCTGCTGGGAGAGCCGCCCCAGTACGCGGCCGCCCCGCCCCGCGCCCCATCCGGCGCGACCGCCGGGTGA
- a CDS encoding gluconokinase gives MTPRFSIPTDDAVGPFVVGLDVGSGGSRAAVYDASGREVGTRHHKVEHAFTTAADGTSTIDADQVVEELCVAMEAVLDGALPGPVVGIGVDTFASSLIAVDASGAALTPCITYADTRCREQVTALREQLDAVALHDRTGSRLHSSYNAPRLRWLREEHPDVFSRASSFMALGEYVALKLLGEGVLGTASAAWGGMIDRRTGEYVPELLEAAGVSADLLGAPRDPSQGQPVAGTPLAQRIPALADATWIPVVGDGLTANLGIGAVGPGTWGISTATSGAIRQLLDTETGTLPGGLWAYRVDARRTLVGSAMSDAGRVLDFARTRFAIPEDVSQIDTETLLGAAPQAGNPLVVPFLSGERGTKWRDSARAVLANVSASTTAEDLLRGCFEGLALSYLRIADQLREVGGAPQRIVLSGGMTENAPAWLHLLADALQTPIDHVAISRSTMRGAALLALEQTVPDAERAPIPVRSTIEPVAAHADYYRERLARFEILADVA, from the coding sequence GTGACCCCGCGCTTCTCGATCCCGACCGACGACGCCGTCGGCCCCTTCGTCGTCGGACTCGACGTCGGCTCCGGCGGCAGCCGCGCCGCCGTCTACGACGCGTCCGGACGCGAGGTCGGCACGCGCCATCACAAGGTCGAGCATGCGTTCACCACCGCCGCCGACGGCACCTCCACGATCGACGCCGACCAGGTCGTCGAGGAGCTGTGCGTGGCCATGGAGGCCGTCCTCGACGGCGCCCTGCCCGGGCCCGTCGTCGGCATCGGCGTCGACACGTTCGCCTCCTCGCTGATCGCGGTCGACGCCTCCGGCGCCGCCCTCACCCCGTGCATCACCTACGCGGACACCCGCTGCCGCGAGCAGGTCACCGCCCTGCGCGAGCAGCTCGACGCCGTCGCCCTGCACGACCGCACCGGCTCCCGCCTGCACTCCTCGTACAACGCGCCGCGCCTGCGCTGGCTGCGCGAGGAGCACCCCGACGTCTTCTCCCGCGCGAGCTCGTTCATGGCGCTCGGCGAGTACGTCGCCCTGAAGCTGCTGGGCGAGGGCGTGCTGGGCACCGCGTCGGCCGCCTGGGGCGGGATGATCGACCGCCGCACCGGCGAGTACGTTCCCGAGCTCCTGGAGGCCGCCGGGGTCTCCGCGGATCTGCTCGGGGCCCCGCGCGACCCCTCCCAGGGGCAGCCGGTCGCGGGCACCCCGCTCGCGCAGCGGATCCCCGCGCTGGCCGATGCCACCTGGATCCCCGTCGTCGGCGACGGCCTGACCGCGAACCTCGGGATCGGCGCCGTCGGCCCCGGCACCTGGGGCATCTCCACCGCCACCTCCGGCGCGATCCGCCAGCTGCTCGACACCGAGACCGGCACCCTGCCCGGGGGTCTCTGGGCCTACCGCGTCGATGCGCGCCGCACCCTCGTCGGCTCCGCGATGAGCGACGCCGGCCGCGTCCTCGACTTCGCCCGCACCCGCTTCGCGATCCCCGAGGACGTCTCCCAGATCGACACCGAGACCCTGCTCGGTGCGGCCCCGCAGGCCGGGAACCCGCTGGTGGTGCCATTCCTCTCCGGCGAGCGCGGCACCAAGTGGCGCGACAGCGCCCGCGCGGTCCTCGCGAACGTCTCCGCGTCCACCACCGCCGAGGACCTGCTGCGCGGCTGCTTCGAGGGCCTTGCCCTGTCCTACCTGCGCATCGCCGACCAACTGCGCGAGGTCGGCGGCGCCCCGCAGCGGATCGTGCTCTCCGGCGGCATGACGGAGAACGCTCCGGCCTGGCTGCACCTGCTGGCCGACGCCCTGCAGACCCCCATCGACCACGTCGCGATCTCCCGCTCCACCATGCGCGGCGCCGCCCTGCTCGCCCTCGAGCAGACCGTGCCCGACGCCGAGCGGGCGCCGATCCCGGTGCGCAGCACGATCGAGCCGGTCGCCGCGCACGCCGACTACTACCGCGAACGCCTCGCGCGCTTCGAGATCCTCGCCGACGTCGCCTGA